One window of the Halanaerobiales bacterium genome contains the following:
- the fdhD gene encoding formate dehydrogenase accessory sulfurtransferase FdhD has protein sequence YVEEMALGRAYCEGLIDGLDEVSEITFLNDKNIIKIRSKKDFKSKNKINKEKDDYFNKNKIKPSLIFKIINDLSSKSKIFQKTGGVHNALLADEKGEIIAFREDIARHNTVDKIIAYILKNNFDISNKILALSCRISTKIINKIAKIGLPVIITQSPPSLNAVNIADEKSITIAGFVRKDRMNVYTHPERIKK, from the coding sequence GTATGTAGAAGAGATGGCCCTGGGGAGGGCTTATTGTGAAGGGCTTATTGACGGATTGGACGAAGTATCTGAAATTACTTTTCTTAATGATAAAAATATAATAAAAATAAGAAGTAAAAAAGATTTTAAGAGTAAGAATAAAATTAACAAAGAAAAAGATGATTATTTTAATAAAAATAAAATAAAACCTTCTTTAATATTTAAAATCATTAATGACCTTAGTTCTAAATCGAAAATATTTCAAAAAACAGGCGGAGTTCATAATGCTCTATTAGCAGATGAAAAAGGAGAAATAATTGCATTTAGAGAGGATATAGCAAGACATAATACTGTTGATAAAATAATAGCTTATATTTTGAAAAATAATTTTGACATTTCTAATAAAATTCTAGCTCTTAGCTGTCGCATTTCTACAAAAATTATTAATAAAATAGCAAAAATAGGACTTCCAGTTATTATTACTCAATCACCACCATCACTAAATGCAGTTAATATTGCAGATGAAAAAAGTATTACTATTGCTGGTTTTGTTCGAAAGGATAGAATGAATGTTTATACTCATCCTGAAAGAATAAAGAAATAG